One genomic segment of Odocoileus virginianus isolate 20LAN1187 ecotype Illinois chromosome 33, Ovbor_1.2, whole genome shotgun sequence includes these proteins:
- the TMEM270 gene encoding transmembrane protein 270, which produces MEAVPLVRSSLLGTLLMVVKLSALLVQKRAHLYNFLLLKIFLFNHWLSELTREARGSHPPPKITGCPVGRVLRAGLMLLEVPVCLALRVPRLVWAGLLGCARALGLALKWLGAWEPLGLSAATWTDLFLSCLYGLMLAALLLLLLIWRLYRKAQCCSLGRLPRKALLQNRVVRRSLALLKSLYWWVESTLALTSWHLAYLIAWTTCLASHLLQAAFEHTAQLAQAQEAEPQQALGLSSEPPAPEARPVLTEPGIPGE; this is translated from the exons ATGGAGGCCGTCCCTCTGGTCAGATCCAGCCTCTTGGGGACTCTGCTGATGGTGGTGAAGTTGTCCGCACTG CTGGTCCAGAAGCGGGCCCACCTCTACAATTTCCTGCTCCTCAAGATCTTCCTCTTCAACCACTGGCTGTCGGAGCTGACTCGGGAGGCGCGGGGGTCCCACCCCCCCCCTAAGATCACCGGCTGCCCTGTGGGCCGGGTTCTCCGGGCCGGGCTGATGCTGCTAGAGGTCCCTGTGTGCCTGGCGCTGCGGGTGCCCAGGCTAGTGTGGGCAGGCCTGCTGGGCTGTGCCCGGGCCTTGGGCCTGGCCCTGAAGTGGCTGGGGGCCTGGGAGCCGCTGGGCCTGTCTGCGGCCACCTGGACGGACCTGTTCCTGTCGTGTCTGTATGGCCTGATGCTGgctgccttgctgctgctgctgctgatctggAGACTGTACCGGAAAGCCCAGTGCTGCAGCCTGGGCCGGCTGCCCAGGAAG GCTCTGCTGCAGAACCGCGTGGTGCGGAGGTCACTGGCGCTGCTGAAGAGTCTGTACTGGTGGGTGGAGAGCACGCTAGCGCTCACCTCCTGGCACCTGGCCTACCTCATCGCCTGGACCACCTGCCTTGCCTCCCACCTGCTGCAGGCCGCCTTCGAGCACACAGCCCAGCTGGCCCAGGCCCAGGAGGCTGAGCCCCAGCAGGCCTTGGGGCTCtcatctgagcccccagccccCGAGGCCAGGCCAGTCCTGACAGAGCCTGGAATTCCTGGAGAATAA